The nucleotide window CGCTCGAGTACATGGGTGGTGGACAGCTCTACACGGTCGATTCGAACCTGAACGGGCAGTTCCAGCGGCTGAACTTTTCGCAACGGTTATTGGCTGGAAGGTGGTCGTTCCTGCTGTCGGACGGGTTCTCGTATCAGAAAGACGCATTTGCAGCTGCGGCGCCCATGTTGTTTCCGGGTGTGTACTTCGGTCCGGGAGGGACTTTCTACCGTCCCGGAGTGACTCCGGGCGAATCGATCATTGGGCAGAACACGCCTCGCATCAACAATTCTTCGACCGGGCAGGTTACGTACGGTTTCAGCCGAGCGACATCGCTGACGACGAATTTTTCGTATGGGGTACTTCACTATCTCGACAGCGCTGTTTATCTCAGTAATCGGCAGTTGTCAGGTGGAGGGGGGCTGGACCACCGTTTTGGACGCGACACCCTGGGGCTGAACTATGAATTCACGAGATTCTCATACGACGATATCCCGGTGAAGTTTGATTCGCATACTACGCAAGTTGTGTTCAGTCATGTACTGACCGGCCGGTGGTCGTTTGAGGCGGGCGGCGGGCCTTCGATTCTCGTCAGCGACTACTCGCTCTACAAAATGACGCGAGTATATGGCAGCGGACACGCGGCATTGCACTACAAAGTGCCGATGACCGATTTGACCCTGCGGTATGGGCGATCGGTTACGAACGGCTCCGGGGTGCTGCCGGGGGCGATCACCGACGATGTGGGCTTCATGGGCAATCGCGGGCTGAGCCGCGCGACATCCGTCAACTTCTCCGGGGGTTACTCTCGTAATTCGGGAGTATTTGTCAATTCGAGTTTTAATACCTTCTACGTGGGAGCCGGGGTTTCGCAGAAACTTGGCCGATACGCCAGCGTGTCTTTTGGATACACAGGCCAGCGGCAAACAGGAAGTGCATCTTCGGGGCTGACCCGTCATTCGGTACTGGTGTCATTCAAGTGGAGTTTCAGGCCGATCATGTTGCGGTGATCGAAACAGGGGAGTGAGGGTGAAGGAGTTTTCATGCTAGGCAGCCGACAATTAACGTGGTCCGACTACGTCTCGATGGCGCGACGGCGCTGGTGGATTATTGCGATTCCAACGATTTTGGCGCCCATTCTGGCGTACGTGGGTTCGCTTTGGATTCCCAATCAGTACACGTCGAAGACATCGGTTTTGGTGCAGCAGCAGAGAGTGCCCGACAGTTTCGTAAAGCCGGTAGTGGAAGAACAGATCAATGAGCGGCTGGCCACGATGCAAGAGCAGATTCTGAGTCGGACCCGGCTGCAACCAGTAATAGAAAGAGATGGACTCTACAAAAGCGACGTAGGAAAAGTTCCCATGGAAGACTTGCTCAATCGTATGCGCAAGTCGATCACTGTGAGCCCGGTACGCGCCGATTTTGGCGATCGGACGGGAGGGCTGCCTGGCTTCTACATTACCTTTACGGCAGACGACCCGAAGGTAGCGCAGCAGGTGTGCGGCGAAATCACGTCGATGTTCGTGAACGAGAATCTCCGGAGCCGTGAGCAACACGCGCAAGGGACGACGGACTTCCTCAAATCGCAGGTTGACGACGCGAAGCGCGTCCTCGACGAGCAGGATGCCAAACTGGCGGCGTTCAAGGACAAGTATCTGAACCAGCTTCCGGGCGATGAGCAGACGAATTTGACGATGTTGAATTCTTTGAACAATCGCATGGAAGCAATCAACCAGTCGATTTCAGCGGCTCAGCAGCAGAAGACTTTCACCGAAGGGATGCTGGCACGGCAGACGGCGGAGTGGAAGGGTTCGCAGATGGAGGGCTCCATCGGTGCCCCCGCCGATCTGCAGAAGCAGCGGACGCAGTTGCAGGCGCAATTGCTCGATCTTGAAACGCGTTACACGGCCGACCATCCGGATGTCATCAAGACGAAAAATCTGCTCTCGGAATTGGACAAGAAGATAGCGGCGGCGAATGCAGTGGTGAACGATCCGAAGGGTAGCGTAGTGGATCCGGCCTCGGAGCCCAAAGAACTGGTGCAGATGCGGCTGTCGCTGAAAGCGATCGACGAGTCGATCAAGAACAAGCAAAAGGAACAGGCGGAGGTTCAGAGAGAGATCCGGTTGTATCAAGGAAGAATCTCGGCCAGTCCGCAGGTCGAAGAAGAGTACAAGGGCCTCACCCGAGATCACTTGACCGCGCAGGCGTTTTACGAAGACCTGCTAAAGAAGCAGCGGGAATCGGAAATGGCCACGGACCTGGAGCGGCGTCAGGAAGGCGAACAGTTCAGGGTGCTGGATCCCCCCAGCCTTCCGGAGCGGCCCACGTTCCCGAACCGTCTAAACATTGCGTTGGGTGGGTTGGTATTCGGTTTCTGCCTGGGCGGTGGGATCTCGTTCCTGTTGGAAGCAAAGGACCAGTCATTCCGCACGGAGGCTGATGTTCTTGCGGTTCTGAAAATGCCTGTCCTGGTCAGCCTTCCGAAACTGCCAGACGCGGCAGCAATAGAAGAGACCAAAGAAAAAGAGTTGGTGAACGCCTAGCGAGAGAACATGTACAAGCGATTCTACGGATTACAAGCAAACCCGTTCAATCTGAACCCCGACCCGCGATTCCTTTACGAATCGCGGTGGGTCGAGGAAGCGCTGGCGTGCCTGAAGTACGGAATCGAAAGCCGCAAGGGATTCGTAATGTTGACGGGCGAGGTGGGAACGGGCAAGACCACCCTGTTGAACAAACTGCTGCGGTTCTTGCGCGCGAAGGGGCTGTCGACAGCATACGTCTTCAATCCCCGTCTCAAAGTCATGGAGTTCCTGCAGTACATGATGGCGGATTTTGGCCTGCCAGTCGATTCGAATGGAAAAGCCGCCTACCTGCAGCGTTTGAACCAGTTCTTGCTGGAGCGGTACAGCGCCGGAAAGACTGCGGTGCTGATTGTGGATGAAGCACAGAACCTTTCGACGGACGTCCTGGAAGAGATCCGGATGTTAACGAATCTCGAGACCTCGACCGAAAAACTGCTGCAGATCATCTTGTGCGGGCAGCCCGAACTCGAGACGAAGATGAAGGATCCGAGCTTGCGGCAGCTTCGGCAAAGAATTGCGATTCGTGCGAAGACGCACGCGCTGAACCTGGAAGAAACAGGCAAGTACATTCAGGTACGGCTGGCGATCGCGGGGGCAGCTGCGGATCCTGTTTTCAACCAGGAAGCGATCGAAACGATCTTCGAGTTTTCGCGTGGGATTCCGCGTGTCATCAACCTGATGTGTGAGCACGCGCTGATCACTGGGTTTGCCGATCAGTTAAGACCGATTCCGGCGCGTGTTCTGAGGCAAGTCGCAAAGGAGTTTGAGTTGGACATTATCCCGCCCGTGAGAGACGCAGGCGAAAACATGTCCCTGGTAGAAGCATTGAACTACACCTCGCGCAACGAAGAAAGTGACAATGGAGCGGACTCATGAGCCGGATTCACGACGCATTAAAGAAAGCGGAAGAAGAGAAGATGCAAAAGAGTCCGGCGGAGACGCCAGAAGTTCAGCCGGTCGCATATGTCGCGGAGGAACCTACTCATGAGGCGGCAGCGGCAATCGTGGAGCCGATTTCCGCCGGGCAGCAGACAGTGGTGTCGCCGGTGCACGCGGAAGCGGCACTGCAGCGATGCGCATCGGTTCAGTGGCGTCCCGACCGGCGCGTCGCACTGTTCCTGGATGCAAATTCGCAGGTCGCACCGGGCATGGAAGAATTCCGCACGTTGCGCGCGAGACTGTTCCAGATGAGGGCGAAAAAGCCCCTGAAGTCGATACTCGTTTCCAGTGCTCTGCCGGACGAGGGCAAGAGTTTCGTTTCCGGGAACCTGGCGCAAGTGTTTGCGAGGCAGCGCGGGGGGAGAACGCTTCTTATCGATTGTGATCTTCGCAAGCCGCAGTTGCACGAGGTCCTGGGCGCACCTAGGACCCCAGGAGTTTCAGAGTATCTGCAAGGGACCGTGGACGAGTACTCGATCATTCAAAAATCCGGCTATGACGATCTCTTCTTCATTCCCGGTGGCGAAGTTAGTCCGAGCACCCCGGAATTGATTGGAAACGGGAAGCTGAAGACGCTTCTGCAGAATGTTGGGCCGCTATTCAGTTGGATTGTGCTGGATTCTTCGCCGACTGCTCCGGTATCGGATGCTTCGCGCATAGCAGAATTTTGCGACGGAGTGATCCTGGTTGTTCGAGCGGCCTCGACGCCGGCGTCGATGGCGGAAATGGCAAAGCGTGAGTTCCGAGACAGGCCGATTTTAGGAGTTGTGCTGAACCAGGTATCGCAGTCGGAACCCACCTATTCGAAGTACTACTACAGCCAGTACGGGCAAGGTAAGCATACTAAACATAAGCAGTAGATACCCGAAGTACGCATGACGGCTCCCGAATGATTCGCCTGTTCCAAGTCTATTACCCGGTTCGCACGCTGGTACTGCTCGGCGGCGAACTGTTGCTGTTGGTCGCGTCTTTTATTAGCGCGACGGTAATCCGATTGGGCCCGGATTCAGAGCTGACGCTGCGCTATGAAAACGGCCTGGCCAAGCTTCTCATTGTTTCGATACTGGCCATCATCTCGGCCTATTATTTCGATCTCTACTCTCCGCAGAACCTCCGCTCAAAGAACGAAACATACTTCCGCCTTTTGCTGCTGTTTGGGACGATGTGCCTGGTTCTGTCTGCGGTCGGATACTTCTTTCCCGAGTTCTTCTTCGGCCGCGGAATATTCACGCTCGGCATGATCATCGCGACCATCTCGGTGTTGTGTTGGCGCGGACTGTATGTGTGGCTGCTAAGAAAGCCGTTTCTCCGTGAGCAGGTGTACGTTCTCGGTTCCGGGCCCAAGGCTGGACGCTTCGTGGACGCTATCCGGGACCGAACCGATCTGGGAATGGACATCATTGGATGGACGGGCGCGAGCAACAGCCTCGAAAGCATGGAATCGCTGACAACGGCGATCAACAACCTGAGCGACGGACGTGTGCAGCGCGTTGTAGTGGCGGTCAGTGAGCGCCGCGCAACCCTCCCTGTGCGCGAGATGCTGGATCTTCGCCTTAAAGGTGTAAAGATTGAAGATTCCACGCTGCTGCTGGAGAAAATCAGCGGGAAGATCGACGTCGACGACCTCAGGCCCAGCGCGATGATCTTTTCCGAAGGGTTCAAGGTGAACGAGGGGATGCTGGTGATGCGGCGCGCAGTTTCGATCCTCGCGAGCCTGATTCTGCTGCTTTGCTTTGCTCCACTGCTGCCTTTCATCGTTCTCGCGATCAAGCTGACGTCGCCGGGGCCGGTGCTGTTTTCTCAAAACAGAGTCGGGAAGAACGGACGGATTTTCAAGCTGTACAAGTTCAGAACGATGCGCCAGGACGCCGAGGCAGGAACCGGCGCAGTTTGGGCGCAACAGAACGATCCTCGTATCACTACTGTCGGGAGATTCCTGCGGAAGACGCGCCTGGATGAGATTCCGCAATTGTGGAACGTGCTGAAGGGAGATATGGGGTTCGTTGGCCCGCGCCCAGAACGGCCGGAATTCGTGCAGTGGCTGGTCGATGCGATTCCGTATTACAACCTGCGTCACATCATTCGTCCGGGCATCACGGGCTGGGCGCAGACCAAGTACCAATACGGAGCTTCGCTGGAAGAGACACAACAGAAGCTCAGTTACGACCTGTACTATATCAAGCACATCTCCGTGATGTTGGACTTGATGATTATTTTCGGGACCATCAAGACGGTTATCCTGCGTCGCGGTGCCCAATGAGTTGGTCAGAAAGAAAGAGGTTGGGAAGGCAACTCGCGACTGGAGAGGTCATTCTGCAGAATCGTTCCCAGGGGAACGAACTTGCGTCCGCGAAGCAGCTCCGACAACCGCGCTTCCATCTGTTCGATGTTGCGATAATGGCGCAAACGCGATTTCAACGGAGCTGCGACTCGCGGCTGCTGCGGGTCGATTTCCCACGGGTGCAAGTAGATCAGGATCGGGCGTCGGTCCGCTTCCACAACGCGGCGAGCCGCCCATCGATGGAACCACATCGGCAGGTTGCGAAGAGAGCCCCCGCCGCAGGCTGGAAGATTGCGTCCGAGTACCCTCACGGTCATTGGCGGAATTTCGCAGAGAGTCTTCAAATGATCGATCTGCCAACGGAATGGGAAACGTGGTGCGCCAGGAATTCCGTAAAGGTCGTGCAGCACCGGAAAGACGCTGGAATCGTAGAGGAAACCTTCTTCTTCGAGAATTGGTATAGCCCAGAGGGTCTCACGAACAATAGAGAACGTAGGGGCACGATAGGAGGTCGGCTGTTCCCCGCAAGCATTTGCGATTGCCGCTATCGCACGTCGCGTATCGGCGCGAAATTCGTCAGGAGTAAGCCGGTGGATTCGGCGGTGGAGAAAGCTGTGGCAGCCGATCTCGTGACCGGCAGCGCGGATCTCGCGAACGATCGCGGGGTAGCGCTCTGCGACCCACCCGAGAACAAAAAATGTCCCGTGCGCGTCAAATCTCCCCAAAAGTTCGAGAAGCCGGCGAGTATTGTCAACGACGCGGCTGGGGAAATCGGACCACGATTCCGGCTTGACCTGGCCTGCGAAGGCTTCGACCTGGAAGTAATCTTCTACGTCTACACTCAGGCCATGCAGTTGCGTTTCATTCATATGGTCAGCATTTTTGCAATACTGTATCGATTGCGAACTCGAGACAGGGGATCGTTATAGATACTTGTGAACGGCCTCGTCATGCAGATTACAGTGACGGGGTTCGTAGAAATCGTCAAGTTACAAGCAATGCAACCGCTCCAACCCCAATTCGATATCACCATACCTGGTGACACTGTGGCAGCACATCCCGCACCGCAGCAAGAAGTGTCCGAGCTACGGCGGGAGACGCTCTGGACATTGGCGTTCTTCGGGGTGCTCCTCTACGTCATCACGGATTATAGCCGCCTGGCAGAGATGTATCCGGTCCTTGCACCATTGAAAATCCCCAGGATTGCGATCCTCATGGCTTTCCTTGGGTGGTTTTTCGCTCCGAAAGTCTCGACAGTCGTTCCAACTGGTCGTCTGAAAATCGAATGGCCACTGTTTGCCTTCGCATTAGCGAGCCTTTTCTCGGCCACATTCGCACTTTCCTCCGAGGTTGGTTTCTGGCAATTGGGCGTATCGATGCCTTGGATAATTGTTACGTTCCTGATAGGACGCTGTATTAGGAACATCCGGCAAGTCCGGTTGTTAGTGTTTGTGTTATTGCTGCTTAATTTCAAAATCGCGCAGTTCGGGATTCGTGAATACCTTTCAGGACGGGAGATTGGAGTATCGAATCAATTTCTGGCGCGGGGCATTGGTTTGGGTGCAAACAGCTTTTTCGGGAATTCCAATGACTTCGGGCTTGCAATGGTCATCCCGCTGGCGCTGGTGCTAGGACTTCTGCTCGCTTACAAGAGATTCAAGTTCACGGTAGCGCTTTTCTCGGTGCTGGTGTTTATCGCTGCGATTTACGTTAGTGCCTCTCGAGGCGCACTGGTTGGAACCATCATCGTCGGCTTCTTCGCGGTCAGAAAAATACCAAAGGGCATCTTCATCGGCGCATTCCTACTAATCCTGGTAGTGGCTGGGTATTTCATCATGCCCGAAGCCAACAAGGAGCGAATCGACTCCGCCATCCACTGGAAGCAGGACCAAAACGCGCAGATCCGACTCGAACTCTGGCAAAAAGGGCTAAACGCGTTTTCGCAACATCCGCTTCTCGGTGTCGGCCCAGGCAATTTCCGGGTATATGGGAACCTGTATGTCACCGGCGAGCACTCGCCTGCGAAACTGCAACAGGGCTTTGCCCCTCACAGCATCTACATTCAGAGCCTCTCAGAATTAGGTCTTCTGGGAACCATTCCTCTGATTCTACTGTGGGTCCAGTTCTTCCGCCTGAACAAGAATACTAGGGCGCGATTGACGGAATTGGGAGCCCCGAGAAGAAGCTATGAGTTTTGTCTCGCGTATGCGCTTGATCTTGCCATGATCGGATATTTGGCGAGTGGTGCGTTCCTTACCGTTCTCTATTATCCACACCAATGGGTCCTGCTGGGCATCGCCGTTGGATTCAACGTGGCCGTCTCCAGGATGACTTCGTTTGAGAACGCGGTTGAAGCCTTGCCCGAGCCTAGCAGCAGAGAACTGGCGTATGAATAAGGCAGAGACGGTTTCCGGAGATGTCAAACGAGCTATAAGCCAGGCTACTTTTGGCGATGCCTATTCAGTTGTCAAACAATGTGGAAGCTACAGGAGAAGCGGTGCCCGTAGTGCAGTCGCTAATCTCGTGTACTACTCGGGACTGTGCGCAGTACAACGCTCTTTGAGACATCGGCGAGGCGAAGTTTGTGTCCTCGGACTACACCGTATCTTAACCGATGAACAGCGAAGCCATGCGAGTTCTCTGGCAGCAATGAGTCTGCGGGACGAGACCTTTCGACACATGCTCGCCTATCTGCAGCGCACTTACGAACTGATCTCTCTGGAGCATTTGCTTTCCGAGAAGTATCCGAATACTGGAAAACCCCTTTGCCTGGTAACGTTCGATGACGGGTGGGCAGACAACTATACCACCGCTCGTGAGATTCTCCTCGAATTCGGGGTGCGACCGCTCATCTTTATTGCGACAGGCCTGATTGACTCAGATGGCACATTTTGGGAAGAGCGGCTTTTGAACTCCCTTCATTCCTGCAATGTGCGTGATTTCATGCCGCGGCTTCTATCGGAACTTCACATAAAACGAAGGAACATCGCTCCCGATGAATTGATTGGTGCTCTGAAAAGAATGCCGGAAGCGAGGCGCGCCCCGATACTTGCGGAGTTCCTCGGTCAAGGCATGACTTGCGTGGGGAACGAAATGATGTCATGGGAACAACTTAGAAGGTTGCGAGACCTCGGCTTCGATTTCGGAGCACATACCGTTAATCATCCTTTGCTTTGCTATGAAAGCGACGAGACGGTTGTGCGGGAATTGACTCTGAGCAAGAAGGCGTTGGAGGAGAAGATTGGGATTCGCATTCACGCTTTCGCTTATCCAAGTGGCAACTACGACCAGAGGATCAAGGAGTTGGTCCGGCAATCCGGATTTGATTTTGCGTTCACGTGTGAACCGCGATGGTCGCGTTCCAAGGGGGATTCGTTAGCGATACCTCGCTTTCTTCTGCATGAAGGCTGCGTGACGAATCGAGGCGATTTTTCCCCTGCGGCGCTGGAATTCACTCTGACCGGCTGGAGACAATGAGAATATTGGTCACAGACGGGAATCTTCGATCCGCTCTTGCTGCGGTACGTTCTCTCGGGAGTTTTGGTGCAGAGGTGATTGTAGGCGACAAATCGTCCACATCACTCGCGGGTACCTCGCGCCATTGCCGACGCACGCTGAAGTATCCGGATCCGATCACCCAGGCATGCGCATTCAAAACCTTCATTCTCTCGCAGGCGCGAAGCGGGGCGTTTGACATGCTGCTTCCAGTTTCCGAGATCACCTCGCAGCTGATTGCACAAATCCGGGAACAGCTTC belongs to Terriglobia bacterium and includes:
- a CDS encoding Wzz/FepE/Etk N-terminal domain-containing protein gives rise to the protein MLGSRQLTWSDYVSMARRRWWIIAIPTILAPILAYVGSLWIPNQYTSKTSVLVQQQRVPDSFVKPVVEEQINERLATMQEQILSRTRLQPVIERDGLYKSDVGKVPMEDLLNRMRKSITVSPVRADFGDRTGGLPGFYITFTADDPKVAQQVCGEITSMFVNENLRSREQHAQGTTDFLKSQVDDAKRVLDEQDAKLAAFKDKYLNQLPGDEQTNLTMLNSLNNRMEAINQSISAAQQQKTFTEGMLARQTAEWKGSQMEGSIGAPADLQKQRTQLQAQLLDLETRYTADHPDVIKTKNLLSELDKKIAAANAVVNDPKGSVVDPASEPKELVQMRLSLKAIDESIKNKQKEQAEVQREIRLYQGRISASPQVEEEYKGLTRDHLTAQAFYEDLLKKQRESEMATDLERRQEGEQFRVLDPPSLPERPTFPNRLNIALGGLVFGFCLGGGISFLLEAKDQSFRTEADVLAVLKMPVLVSLPKLPDAAAIEETKEKELVNA
- a CDS encoding AAA family ATPase; translated protein: MYKRFYGLQANPFNLNPDPRFLYESRWVEEALACLKYGIESRKGFVMLTGEVGTGKTTLLNKLLRFLRAKGLSTAYVFNPRLKVMEFLQYMMADFGLPVDSNGKAAYLQRLNQFLLERYSAGKTAVLIVDEAQNLSTDVLEEIRMLTNLETSTEKLLQIILCGQPELETKMKDPSLRQLRQRIAIRAKTHALNLEETGKYIQVRLAIAGAAADPVFNQEAIETIFEFSRGIPRVINLMCEHALITGFADQLRPIPARVLRQVAKEFELDIIPPVRDAGENMSLVEALNYTSRNEESDNGADS
- a CDS encoding CpsD/CapB family tyrosine-protein kinase — its product is MSRIHDALKKAEEEKMQKSPAETPEVQPVAYVAEEPTHEAAAAIVEPISAGQQTVVSPVHAEAALQRCASVQWRPDRRVALFLDANSQVAPGMEEFRTLRARLFQMRAKKPLKSILVSSALPDEGKSFVSGNLAQVFARQRGGRTLLIDCDLRKPQLHEVLGAPRTPGVSEYLQGTVDEYSIIQKSGYDDLFFIPGGEVSPSTPELIGNGKLKTLLQNVGPLFSWIVLDSSPTAPVSDASRIAEFCDGVILVVRAASTPASMAEMAKREFRDRPILGVVLNQVSQSEPTYSKYYYSQYGQGKHTKHKQ
- a CDS encoding TIGR03013 family PEP-CTERM/XrtA system glycosyltransferase, producing the protein MIRLFQVYYPVRTLVLLGGELLLLVASFISATVIRLGPDSELTLRYENGLAKLLIVSILAIISAYYFDLYSPQNLRSKNETYFRLLLLFGTMCLVLSAVGYFFPEFFFGRGIFTLGMIIATISVLCWRGLYVWLLRKPFLREQVYVLGSGPKAGRFVDAIRDRTDLGMDIIGWTGASNSLESMESLTTAINNLSDGRVQRVVVAVSERRATLPVREMLDLRLKGVKIEDSTLLLEKISGKIDVDDLRPSAMIFSEGFKVNEGMLVMRRAVSILASLILLLCFAPLLPFIVLAIKLTSPGPVLFSQNRVGKNGRIFKLYKFRTMRQDAEAGTGAVWAQQNDPRITTVGRFLRKTRLDEIPQLWNVLKGDMGFVGPRPERPEFVQWLVDAIPYYNLRHIIRPGITGWAQTKYQYGASLEETQQKLSYDLYYIKHISVMLDLMIIFGTIKTVILRRGAQ
- a CDS encoding DUF3473 domain-containing protein; this translates as MNETQLHGLSVDVEDYFQVEAFAGQVKPESWSDFPSRVVDNTRRLLELLGRFDAHGTFFVLGWVAERYPAIVREIRAAGHEIGCHSFLHRRIHRLTPDEFRADTRRAIAAIANACGEQPTSYRAPTFSIVRETLWAIPILEEEGFLYDSSVFPVLHDLYGIPGAPRFPFRWQIDHLKTLCEIPPMTVRVLGRNLPACGGGSLRNLPMWFHRWAARRVVEADRRPILIYLHPWEIDPQQPRVAAPLKSRLRHYRNIEQMEARLSELLRGRKFVPLGTILQNDLSSRELPSQPLSF
- a CDS encoding O-antigen ligase family protein, producing the protein MNGLVMQITVTGFVEIVKLQAMQPLQPQFDITIPGDTVAAHPAPQQEVSELRRETLWTLAFFGVLLYVITDYSRLAEMYPVLAPLKIPRIAILMAFLGWFFAPKVSTVVPTGRLKIEWPLFAFALASLFSATFALSSEVGFWQLGVSMPWIIVTFLIGRCIRNIRQVRLLVFVLLLLNFKIAQFGIREYLSGREIGVSNQFLARGIGLGANSFFGNSNDFGLAMVIPLALVLGLLLAYKRFKFTVALFSVLVFIAAIYVSASRGALVGTIIVGFFAVRKIPKGIFIGAFLLILVVAGYFIMPEANKERIDSAIHWKQDQNAQIRLELWQKGLNAFSQHPLLGVGPGNFRVYGNLYVTGEHSPAKLQQGFAPHSIYIQSLSELGLLGTIPLILLWVQFFRLNKNTRARLTELGAPRRSYEFCLAYALDLAMIGYLASGAFLTVLYYPHQWVLLGIAVGFNVAVSRMTSFENAVEALPEPSSRELAYE
- a CDS encoding polysaccharide deacetylase family protein; protein product: MSLRDETFRHMLAYLQRTYELISLEHLLSEKYPNTGKPLCLVTFDDGWADNYTTAREILLEFGVRPLIFIATGLIDSDGTFWEERLLNSLHSCNVRDFMPRLLSELHIKRRNIAPDELIGALKRMPEARRAPILAEFLGQGMTCVGNEMMSWEQLRRLRDLGFDFGAHTVNHPLLCYESDETVVRELTLSKKALEEKIGIRIHAFAYPSGNYDQRIKELVRQSGFDFAFTCEPRWSRSKGDSLAIPRFLLHEGCVTNRGDFSPAALEFTLTGWRQ